A DNA window from Bacteroides cellulosilyticus contains the following coding sequences:
- a CDS encoding outer membrane beta-barrel protein, translated as MKRLLILFALFLSYASTTLQAQDYLPQNFSISLGGGLTLPRVEGNRNDFFSKNGDRAGYNLMTEGRYYFMPNFALGLQYDYLRVARLPDKMHLHYIHPNITYRYLWSEGNQGVFLSFGIGYMNYQERTYQRGERNGISFQRGYCGLSFGMGYEFYITKKLSGVFRADILTADWFANPDARLSNPYDYDDGIDHSWFKNNVTFFNLGFAVQFGR; from the coding sequence ATGAAACGACTCTTAATTCTCTTCGCTCTCTTTTTGAGTTATGCAAGCACAACCTTGCAAGCACAAGACTACCTGCCGCAAAACTTCAGTATCTCACTGGGTGGCGGACTAACATTGCCGCGCGTAGAAGGAAACCGTAATGACTTTTTCAGTAAAAATGGCGACCGTGCGGGATACAACCTGATGACAGAAGGACGCTACTACTTCATGCCCAACTTTGCCCTAGGGCTTCAGTATGATTACTTACGGGTAGCTCGTCTGCCGGATAAAATGCACCTCCATTATATACACCCCAATATTACTTACCGCTACTTGTGGAGCGAGGGAAACCAAGGGGTATTTCTTTCATTCGGCATAGGCTACATGAACTATCAGGAACGTACTTACCAACGAGGTGAACGGAATGGAATATCTTTTCAGAGAGGATATTGCGGACTGTCATTCGGCATGGGTTACGAATTCTACATTACCAAGAAATTATCAGGAGTGTTTCGTGCAGATATACTCACAGCCGACTGGTTTGCAAACCCCGACGCACGGCTTTCCAATCCATACGATTATGATGACGGAATAGACCACAGTTGGTTTAAGAACAATGTCACATTCTTTAATCTGGGATTTGCGGTACAGTTTGGACGATAG